The proteins below are encoded in one region of Aestuariivirga litoralis:
- a CDS encoding dipeptidase, with product MQILDGHNDLLFRLWQKTPAAAVSEFIDGRPRGQLDLPRMHDGHFAGGMFAMFVPSNADQGHTYQTLNPPPYPPVDLETAQTAAEEQLEIFDALVTDVPNHGFRHCLTAADMRLAMSEGAIAAVLHMEGCEAIGPELEGLDELYARGLRSLGPVWSRNNVFGNGVPFAWPSSADHGGGLSEAGKALVAACNQKRIVVDLSHFNLKGFWDVAKLSNAPLIATHSNVHALCASSRNLTDDQLRAIGESKGMVGLNYAIDFLQNDGLMDRNIPPERLIRHLEHMIKIAGEDSVGLGSDFDGATIPDFIGDVAGLPHLVTAMEQAGFGTPLIEKLTHKNWLRVLELTWGA from the coding sequence TTGCAAATTCTTGACGGTCATAACGACCTTCTTTTCCGGCTGTGGCAGAAAACACCTGCCGCAGCCGTTTCTGAATTCATCGACGGCCGCCCGCGCGGCCAGCTTGATTTGCCGCGCATGCATGACGGGCATTTTGCCGGCGGCATGTTTGCTATGTTCGTGCCTTCCAATGCCGACCAAGGCCATACCTATCAGACGCTGAACCCGCCGCCCTATCCGCCGGTTGATCTTGAAACCGCGCAAACGGCTGCCGAAGAGCAGCTGGAAATTTTCGACGCGCTGGTCACCGATGTGCCGAACCACGGTTTCCGCCATTGCCTGACTGCGGCTGACATGCGGCTGGCGATGAGTGAAGGCGCCATTGCCGCTGTGCTGCATATGGAAGGCTGCGAGGCCATCGGGCCTGAGCTTGAAGGGTTGGATGAGCTTTATGCACGCGGCCTGCGCTCGCTGGGCCCGGTGTGGAGCCGCAACAATGTGTTCGGCAACGGCGTGCCGTTTGCCTGGCCTTCAAGCGCCGATCATGGCGGCGGTTTGAGCGAGGCCGGCAAGGCGCTGGTTGCCGCTTGCAACCAGAAGCGCATCGTGGTTGATCTCTCGCATTTCAATCTCAAGGGTTTCTGGGATGTGGCGAAGCTGAGCAATGCGCCGCTGATTGCCACCCACAGCAATGTGCATGCGCTTTGCGCTTCATCGCGCAACCTTACCGACGACCAGCTGCGCGCCATTGGCGAGAGCAAGGGCATGGTGGGCCTGAATTACGCGATTGATTTTCTACAGAACGACGGTTTGATGGACCGCAACATTCCGCCGGAGCGGCTGATCCGCCATCTCGAACACATGATCAAGATTGCGGGTGAGGATAGCGTGGGCCTGGGCTCGGATTTCGATGGTGCGACCATTCCGGATTTCATCGGGGATGTGGCTGGACTGCCGCATCTCGTCACCGCGATGGAGCAAGCCGGCTTTGGCACCCCATTGATTGAAAAGCTGACGCATAAAAACTGGCTGCGGGTTCTCGAACTCACCTGGGGGGCATAG
- a CDS encoding zinc-dependent alcohol dehydrogenase family protein: MRAVYYEKFEQPPVISTVKDPRPAAGGLVVKVEATGLCRSDFHGWMGHDSDIHLPHVPGHELAGTVVALGKDIRNFKIGDRVTVPFVSGCGHCAECHSGNQQVCESQFQPGFTAWGSFADYVALDYADANVVRLPDAMDYETAAALGCRFATSFRAVVDQAKLKGGEFIAVHGCGGVGLSAVMIGAAVGGIVIAVDVDDEKLALARALGASFTINGKSGDVVGAIREFTKGGAQVSLDALGHKVTSYNSISCLRRRGRHVQVGLMNDGPEPTVPMSRIIAHELEIYGSHGMQAHRYPAMLAMIEAGKFKPQSMITKRIGLDEAPAALMAMSGFAGSGITMIRM, encoded by the coding sequence ATGCGTGCCGTCTATTACGAGAAGTTTGAACAGCCGCCCGTCATCTCCACCGTTAAAGACCCCAGGCCAGCCGCCGGAGGGCTGGTGGTGAAGGTGGAAGCCACCGGGCTTTGCCGCAGCGATTTCCATGGCTGGATGGGGCATGACAGCGACATTCATCTGCCGCATGTGCCGGGGCACGAACTGGCCGGTACGGTTGTGGCGCTGGGCAAGGATATCCGGAATTTCAAAATCGGCGACCGAGTGACGGTGCCCTTCGTTTCCGGCTGCGGGCATTGTGCTGAATGCCACAGCGGCAATCAGCAGGTCTGCGAAAGCCAGTTCCAGCCGGGTTTCACAGCCTGGGGTTCCTTCGCCGATTATGTGGCGCTGGATTATGCCGATGCCAATGTGGTGCGCCTGCCGGATGCGATGGATTATGAAACGGCGGCTGCCTTGGGTTGCCGCTTTGCCACGTCTTTCCGTGCGGTGGTGGACCAGGCAAAACTGAAGGGCGGGGAATTCATCGCCGTGCACGGCTGCGGCGGTGTGGGCCTTTCCGCTGTGATGATCGGTGCCGCTGTGGGTGGCATTGTGATCGCAGTCGATGTCGATGATGAGAAGCTAGCGCTGGCCCGCGCGCTGGGTGCGTCGTTCACCATCAATGGCAAATCCGGTGATGTGGTGGGTGCCATCCGCGAGTTCACCAAAGGTGGGGCGCAGGTTTCGCTTGATGCGCTTGGGCACAAGGTCACGTCCTATAATTCCATTTCCTGTCTCCGGCGGCGCGGGCGGCATGTGCAGGTGGGGCTGATGAATGACGGGCCAGAACCTACTGTGCCGATGAGCCGGATCATCGCCCATGAGCTGGAAATCTATGGTAGCCACGGCATGCAGGCGCATCGCTATCCCGCCATGCTGGCGATGATTGAGGCTGGCAAATTCAAGCCACAGAGCATGATTACCAAAAGGATCGGGCTGGACGAGGCACCAGCGGCCTTGATGGCGATGAGTGGATTTGCGGGCAGCGGCATTACGATGATCAGGATGTAG
- a CDS encoding ATP-dependent zinc protease family protein, translated as MTTPRIPARALPLIGWKEHLVLPEFGKLKLVAKVDTGARTAALHAQFIAYAGRRVHFTLEIDGHKKNCVAPLADLKRIKSSNGMSELRPVIETLVRIGPYEFPVAVTLTNRTDMGMPMLLGREAIKGRFLVHAARSFLLSPRKVPK; from the coding sequence ATGACCACCCCGCGAATCCCTGCCCGTGCCCTGCCTCTGATCGGCTGGAAGGAGCATTTGGTTTTGCCGGAGTTTGGCAAGCTGAAGCTGGTGGCGAAGGTGGATACCGGGGCGCGGACGGCGGCATTGCATGCGCAATTCATTGCCTATGCGGGGCGGCGGGTGCACTTTACGCTTGAAATTGATGGCCATAAAAAGAACTGCGTTGCGCCATTGGCTGACCTCAAACGTATTAAAAGCTCAAATGGCATGAGTGAACTTCGCCCCGTGATTGAAACCCTGGTCCGCATCGGGCCCTATGAATTTCCGGTGGCCGTGACCCTGACCAACCGCACTGACATGGGCATGCCCATGCTGCTGGGGCGCGAAGCCATCAAAGGCCGCTTCCTGGTGCACGCCGCCCGCAGCTTTCTTCTGTCGCCCCGCAAGGTCCCGAAATGA
- the rimK gene encoding 30S ribosomal protein S6--L-glutamate ligase has product MKIGLLTRNPKLYSHQRIMETAVARGHEIVPIDYLRCYMSITQAKPELRYRGETLEGFDAVIPRIAASHTFYGLAVLRQFEMMGVYPLNESVAIGRSRDKLRCMQLLARDGVNLPATAFANDPQRTDEILNLVGGAPVVIKLLEGTQGIGVVLGETHNSAKSVIEAFHGADVNILIQQFIKEAEGKDVRVFVVGRKIVAAMERVGPKGEFRSNLHRGGSAAGTELSAEEKATALRATQSMGLNVAGVDLLRSKTGPVVMEVNSSPGLEGIEEATSKDVAKAIFEFLERSARPHKTQTRGKG; this is encoded by the coding sequence ATGAAAATTGGCCTCCTCACCCGCAACCCGAAACTTTATTCGCACCAGCGCATCATGGAAACCGCAGTAGCGCGCGGGCATGAGATCGTGCCGATTGATTATCTGCGCTGCTATATGAGCATCACCCAGGCCAAGCCGGAGCTGCGCTACAGGGGCGAAACGCTGGAAGGATTTGACGCGGTGATCCCGCGCATTGCTGCGTCTCACACCTTCTATGGCCTCGCCGTGCTACGGCAATTCGAGATGATGGGGGTTTATCCGCTCAATGAAAGTGTTGCTATCGGCCGCAGCCGCGACAAGCTGCGCTGCATGCAGCTTCTGGCGCGTGATGGCGTGAACTTGCCCGCCACGGCCTTTGCCAATGATCCTCAGCGTACGGATGAAATTCTCAATCTGGTCGGTGGCGCGCCGGTGGTGATCAAGCTGCTAGAAGGCACTCAAGGCATCGGCGTGGTGCTGGGTGAAACGCATAATTCGGCCAAGTCGGTGATCGAAGCGTTTCATGGGGCGGATGTGAACATCCTGATCCAGCAATTCATCAAGGAAGCCGAGGGCAAGGATGTGCGCGTGTTCGTGGTGGGCCGCAAGATCGTGGCGGCGATGGAGCGCGTGGGGCCCAAGGGCGAGTTTCGTTCCAATCTGCACCGTGGAGGAAGTGCCGCCGGCACTGAACTTTCGGCCGAGGAAAAGGCCACGGCGCTGCGGGCCACGCAATCCATGGGCCTGAATGTCGCGGGCGTTGACCTCTTGCGCTCCAAGACCGGGCCTGTTGTGATGGAGGTCAATTCCTCGCCGGGGCTGGAGGGGATTGAAGAGGCCACGAGCAAGGATGTGGCCAAGGCGATCTTCGAATTTCTCGAACGGTCAGCACGGCCGCACAAAACGCAAACGCGCGGCAAGGGTTAG
- a CDS encoding succinylglutamate desuccinylase/aspartoacylase family protein, with protein sequence MAVKGFEIGGVTVQPGRSKRVDLAVSVLANSSQMSLPVHVIHGGKPGPVFFMAAAVHGDEIQGVEIIRRTLIGISAHTLAGTVLAVPIVNSFGFLNHSRYMPDRRDLNRSFPGSDKGSLASLLADLFLTQVVVRSQFGIDFHTAALHRTNLPQIRIAPGDSELMKLAEAFAPPVILTAKLRDGSLRQTAGERGVKVLLYEGGEALRFDEGAIDAAVKGTWRLLRHLGMIVEAPELPPHAQTVHTSSSSWLRAPEGGILHTIRRSGDKVREGEEVATITGPLGENPAPVMADDDGIIIGRTHLPIVNRGDALFHIAKLKTKAKTAQTVPDEDEII encoded by the coding sequence ATGGCGGTGAAGGGGTTTGAAATTGGCGGGGTGACCGTGCAGCCGGGGCGCAGCAAGCGCGTTGACCTGGCAGTTTCGGTGCTGGCCAATTCAAGCCAGATGAGCCTGCCTGTGCACGTGATCCATGGCGGTAAGCCGGGGCCGGTATTCTTTATGGCGGCCGCCGTGCACGGTGATGAAATCCAAGGTGTTGAAATCATCCGCCGCACACTGATTGGCATTTCCGCCCACACACTGGCGGGCACTGTTCTCGCGGTGCCGATCGTCAACAGCTTCGGCTTTCTCAATCACTCACGCTATATGCCGGACAGGCGAGATCTCAACCGCAGCTTTCCGGGATCAGACAAGGGCTCGCTGGCCTCGCTGCTGGCGGACTTGTTCCTGACGCAAGTGGTGGTGCGGTCCCAGTTCGGCATTGATTTCCACACGGCCGCCCTTCACCGCACAAACCTGCCGCAGATCCGAATTGCGCCCGGCGATAGCGAATTGATGAAATTGGCCGAGGCCTTTGCACCGCCGGTGATCCTGACAGCAAAACTGCGTGATGGCAGTCTGCGTCAGACAGCGGGCGAGCGCGGTGTGAAAGTTCTGCTTTATGAAGGTGGCGAGGCTTTGCGCTTCGATGAGGGGGCCATTGACGCTGCCGTGAAGGGCACATGGCGGTTATTGCGCCATCTCGGCATGATTGTGGAGGCGCCCGAACTCCCGCCCCATGCGCAGACCGTGCATACATCCTCAAGCAGCTGGCTGCGGGCACCGGAAGGCGGCATCCTGCACACGATAAGGCGCAGCGGCGACAAGGTGCGCGAGGGCGAAGAAGTGGCCACGATCACCGGGCCTTTGGGGGAAAACCCTGCGCCAGTGATGGCGGATGATGACGGCATCATCATCGGGCGCACGCATCTGCCGATTGTAAATCGCGGCGATGCGCTGTTTCACATTGCCAAGCTGAAGACCAAGGCAAAGACGGCGCAGACGGTGCCCGACGAAGACGAAATTATCTAG
- a CDS encoding asparaginase, translated as MHNPIIAEVTRGNVVESQHRGFFTVVDETGKVLTSAGDPTVTFFPRSAIKAFQCLPLIETGAADRFGLNDEEIALCCSSHNGEPEHVRVARSILAKAGIDEACYECGAQMPYAKEASYQLIREGNNPLQVHNCCSGKHAGMLVLAKHLGASLTNYIDAEHPVQQAVAECLSRYTGENVKTAARGIDGCSVPTWALPLRSVALAFARLGRGDAHCQRIISAVRAHPEMVEGKGGFDTRIMNAVPRLFIKYGAEGSFCGCIPHAGLGFTVKSDDGARRAVEVAIAQVLGGLECWTPEEQNALQEFTVTHLRNWRKLDVGDVRAAVS; from the coding sequence ATGCATAACCCAATTATCGCCGAAGTGACCCGTGGAAACGTCGTGGAAAGCCAGCACCGCGGTTTTTTCACCGTGGTTGATGAAACCGGAAAGGTCTTGACCAGTGCCGGCGATCCAACCGTCACATTTTTCCCGCGTTCCGCCATCAAAGCCTTTCAATGCCTGCCTTTGATCGAGACTGGTGCTGCCGATCGCTTCGGCCTGAACGACGAGGAAATCGCATTGTGCTGCTCCTCGCATAACGGCGAGCCCGAGCATGTCCGCGTCGCGCGCAGCATTCTCGCCAAGGCCGGTATCGACGAAGCCTGTTACGAATGCGGCGCGCAGATGCCATATGCCAAAGAGGCGAGCTACCAGTTGATCCGCGAGGGAAATAATCCCTTGCAAGTTCATAATTGCTGTTCAGGCAAGCATGCGGGCATGCTCGTGCTCGCCAAACATCTGGGCGCATCACTCACAAATTACATTGACGCAGAACACCCTGTGCAGCAGGCGGTCGCCGAGTGCCTCTCGCGTTACACGGGTGAAAATGTAAAAACCGCGGCCCGTGGCATCGATGGCTGTTCTGTACCCACTTGGGCCTTGCCGTTGCGCTCGGTGGCGCTCGCCTTTGCCAGGCTAGGGCGCGGTGATGCGCATTGCCAACGCATCATTTCGGCTGTGCGTGCCCATCCGGAAATGGTCGAAGGCAAAGGCGGTTTTGACACGAGAATCATGAACGCCGTGCCACGTCTGTTCATCAAATATGGAGCTGAAGGGTCTTTCTGCGGTTGTATTCCGCATGCCGGTTTGGGTTTCACCGTGAAAAGCGATGATGGCGCGCGCCGCGCAGTTGAGGTGGCTATCGCGCAGGTTCTCGGCGGACTGGAATGTTGGACGCCTGAAGAACAAAACGCCCTGCAGGAATTTACTGTGACGCATCTGCGCAACTGGCGCAAGCTTGATGTCGGCGATGTGCGGGCGGCCGTCTCCTAG
- the glpD gene encoding glycerol-3-phosphate dehydrogenase: MTYDLFIIGGGINGTAIARDASGRGLSIFLAEKDDLASGTSSASTKLIHGGLRYLEYYEFRLVREALIEREVLLNAAPHIIWPLRFVLPHHAGLRPRWLIRLGLFMYDHLGGRKILPPTRSINFAKDETGKPLREEFTHGWEYSDCWVNDARLVALYAMDAKQKGAEIRTRTKVTHAERKAGGWELAIEKDGKAETIQAKFLINAAGPWVGDVLSNVVHQSEAAKVRMVKGSHIVVDRIYTHDKCYIFQNADGRIDFAIPYEGKFTLIGTTDLDYQGKPGRPDISAEETDYLLHSVQAYFNRKISKESIRWSYSGIRPLYDDGASAAQSATRDYVLKVEGNPGEAAMLSVFGGKITTSRKLAEAALQKLAPFFPTMKKPWTAKAQLPGGLPYAQVGSYLAAQQKKYSFLKPANVERMFRSYGTKMEEILGEARFGSELGPMIGPLSEREIEYLKREEFVVTADDILWRRSKLGLHMKPDEIEALKAYLAPKAAAKPAAKATSKAPAKKAKKPVS, translated from the coding sequence TTGACATACGACCTGTTCATCATCGGCGGCGGCATCAATGGCACGGCGATTGCGCGCGATGCGAGCGGGCGTGGGCTTTCCATTTTTCTGGCGGAAAAGGATGACCTGGCTTCGGGCACATCATCGGCTTCTACCAAGCTCATTCATGGCGGGCTGCGCTATCTTGAATATTACGAATTCCGGCTGGTGCGCGAGGCGTTGATCGAGCGCGAAGTGCTGCTGAATGCGGCACCGCATATCATCTGGCCACTGCGGTTTGTATTGCCGCATCATGCGGGGCTGCGCCCGCGCTGGCTGATCCGGCTGGGGTTGTTTATGTATGACCATCTGGGTGGCCGCAAGATTTTGCCGCCGACGCGCAGCATCAATTTTGCCAAGGATGAAACGGGCAAGCCGTTGCGCGAGGAATTTACCCATGGCTGGGAATATTCCGATTGCTGGGTGAATGACGCGCGGCTGGTGGCGCTTTATGCCATGGATGCCAAGCAGAAGGGCGCTGAGATCCGCACGCGGACGAAAGTGACCCATGCTGAGCGCAAGGCCGGCGGATGGGAATTGGCCATTGAAAAAGATGGCAAGGCCGAGACCATTCAAGCCAAATTCCTGATCAATGCAGCTGGGCCCTGGGTCGGCGATGTGTTGTCCAATGTGGTGCACCAGAGCGAGGCCGCGAAAGTCCGCATGGTCAAGGGCAGCCATATCGTTGTGGACCGGATCTACACACACGACAAATGCTACATCTTCCAGAATGCCGATGGGCGCATTGATTTCGCCATTCCTTATGAAGGCAAGTTCACGCTGATCGGCACCACCGATCTGGACTATCAGGGCAAGCCTGGGCGGCCCGACATTTCGGCGGAAGAGACCGACTATCTGTTGCATTCGGTGCAGGCCTATTTCAACCGCAAGATCAGCAAGGAATCGATCCGCTGGAGCTATTCCGGCATCCGCCCGCTTTATGATGATGGTGCGAGTGCTGCGCAATCCGCCACGCGCGACTATGTGCTGAAGGTGGAAGGCAATCCGGGTGAGGCGGCGATGCTGTCGGTGTTTGGCGGCAAGATTACCACATCACGCAAGTTGGCTGAGGCGGCACTGCAAAAGTTGGCACCTTTCTTCCCGACGATGAAGAAGCCGTGGACCGCCAAGGCGCAATTGCCAGGCGGTTTGCCTTATGCGCAAGTGGGTTCATATCTCGCTGCGCAGCAGAAGAAATATTCTTTCCTGAAGCCCGCGAATGTGGAGCGCATGTTCCGCTCATACGGCACCAAGATGGAAGAGATTTTGGGCGAGGCGCGCTTTGGCTCCGAACTTGGGCCGATGATCGGGCCGCTGTCTGAGCGCGAGATTGAATATCTGAAGCGCGAGGAATTTGTGGTGACCGCCGATGACATTCTCTGGCGGCGCTCAAAGCTGGGCCTGCATATGAAGCCGGACGAGATTGAGGCACTGAAGGCTTATCTCGCGCCTAAGGCCGCAGCAAAGCCAGCGGCGAAGGCCACATCCAAGGCACCTGCAAAGAAAGCGAAGAAGCCGGTTAGCTGA
- a CDS encoding TerC family protein → MSPEAWIALGKVIMIDLVLAGDNAIVIGMAAAGLPVALRNKAILVGVIAATVLRIAFASVALWLLQIIGLLLVGGLLLLWVCWKMWRELRHPHQVDASGQPAPKTFAAAAWQIVVADVSMSLDNVLAVAGAAREHPTVLVIGLVLSVALMGLAASFIARLLNRFSWIAYVGLAIIFYVALEMIYRGSHEIWPAWIAPLLS, encoded by the coding sequence ATGTCGCCGGAAGCCTGGATTGCGCTAGGCAAGGTCATCATGATTGACCTCGTTTTGGCGGGCGACAATGCCATTGTGATCGGCATGGCGGCAGCGGGCCTTCCGGTCGCGCTGCGCAACAAGGCCATTCTCGTCGGCGTGATCGCCGCAACCGTGCTCCGCATTGCCTTTGCTTCGGTGGCTCTGTGGCTCCTGCAGATTATCGGCCTTCTGCTGGTCGGCGGCCTTCTCCTTCTTTGGGTGTGCTGGAAGATGTGGCGTGAATTGCGCCATCCGCATCAGGTTGATGCCAGCGGCCAGCCCGCCCCGAAGACCTTTGCCGCCGCCGCCTGGCAAATCGTGGTGGCAGACGTTTCCATGTCGCTGGACAATGTGCTGGCTGTGGCCGGTGCGGCCCGCGAACATCCCACCGTGCTGGTCATCGGCCTGGTGCTCTCGGTCGCCCTCATGGGCCTGGCCGCCAGCTTCATCGCCCGCCTGCTGAACCGCTTTAGCTGGATTGCCTATGTGGGCCTGGCCATCATATTCTATGTGGCGCTGGAAATGATCTATCGCGGCAGCCACGAAATTTGGCCCGCTTGGATCGCACCACTGCTCAGCTAA
- the acs gene encoding acetate--CoA ligase → MTEKVYPVPAAWKKRAYVTAESYKKTYAESVKDPVKYWAKEAKRLDWYKFPKKIKNVSFAYPDVSIKWYEDGVLNVSVNCIDRHLKKRANQTAIIWEGDNPYDDKKVTYRELHEQVCRFANVLKKHGVKKGDRVTIYLPMIVEAAYAMLACARIGAVHSVVFGGFSPDSIAGRMDDADSRFIITADEGVRGGKKIPLKANTDAALAKTKNGAKVLVIRRTGAAIAWNADRDIWYHEEAAKVPPDCKPEKMKAEDPLFILYTSGSTGKPKGVLHTTGGYLTYAATTFHYVFDYHEGDIHWCTADVGWVTGHTYIVYGPLANGATTLMFEGVPNYPNVSRFWEVVDKHQVNIFYTAPTALRALMQQGDAPVKKSSRKSLRLLGSVGEPINPEAWEWYHRVVGDSRCPIIDTWWQTETGGVLMTPLPGADKMKPGSACGPLFSIKPALVDEKGKFLEGEAAGNLVLLDSWPGQMRTVYGDHKRFVETYFSTYKGMYFTGDGCKRDADGYYWITGRVDDVLNVSGHRIGTAEVESALVGYAGVSEAAVVGYPHDIKGQGIYCYVTLMAGQQGTDDTRKALVDHVRKEIGAFANPDKIQFAPSLPKTRSGKIMRRILRKIAEDDFSNLGDTTTLADPSVVDDLVANRQNKKA, encoded by the coding sequence ATGACTGAGAAAGTCTATCCGGTTCCAGCTGCGTGGAAGAAGCGGGCCTATGTCACCGCGGAATCCTACAAGAAGACTTATGCGGAATCGGTGAAGGATCCGGTGAAATATTGGGCCAAGGAAGCCAAGCGCCTTGATTGGTACAAGTTTCCGAAGAAGATCAAGAATGTCTCCTTCGCTTATCCCGATGTGTCGATCAAATGGTATGAAGACGGCGTTCTCAACGTCTCGGTGAATTGCATCGACAGGCACCTGAAGAAACGTGCCAATCAGACCGCGATTATCTGGGAAGGCGACAACCCTTACGACGACAAGAAAGTCACCTACCGCGAGTTGCACGAACAAGTTTGCCGCTTCGCCAATGTGCTGAAGAAGCATGGCGTGAAGAAGGGTGACCGCGTCACCATCTATCTGCCGATGATCGTCGAAGCCGCCTATGCCATGCTGGCCTGCGCGCGCATTGGCGCTGTGCATTCGGTGGTGTTCGGCGGCTTCTCGCCGGATTCCATCGCCGGCCGCATGGATGATGCGGATTCGCGCTTTATCATCACTGCCGATGAAGGCGTGCGCGGCGGCAAGAAAATTCCGCTCAAGGCAAACACCGATGCCGCCTTGGCCAAGACCAAAAACGGTGCAAAGGTTCTGGTGATCCGCCGCACCGGTGCCGCCATCGCCTGGAATGCTGATCGTGATATCTGGTATCACGAAGAAGCCGCAAAGGTTCCTCCAGATTGCAAGCCGGAGAAGATGAAAGCGGAAGATCCGCTGTTCATTCTTTACACGTCAGGCTCCACCGGCAAGCCCAAGGGTGTGTTGCACACAACGGGTGGCTATCTCACTTACGCTGCCACAACCTTCCATTATGTGTTCGATTACCACGAGGGTGACATTCACTGGTGCACGGCGGATGTGGGCTGGGTCACCGGCCACACCTACATTGTCTATGGCCCGCTGGCCAACGGCGCCACCACTCTGATGTTCGAAGGCGTGCCGAATTATCCAAACGTCTCGCGTTTCTGGGAAGTGGTGGACAAGCACCAGGTCAATATTTTCTACACCGCCCCTACTGCCTTGCGCGCGCTGATGCAGCAGGGCGATGCGCCGGTGAAAAAATCTTCGCGCAAAAGCTTGCGCCTGCTGGGCTCGGTGGGTGAGCCGATCAATCCGGAAGCCTGGGAATGGTATCACCGCGTGGTGGGCGACAGCCGCTGCCCGATCATCGACACCTGGTGGCAAACGGAAACCGGCGGAGTGCTGATGACGCCGCTGCCTGGCGCCGATAAGATGAAGCCGGGCTCTGCCTGTGGCCCTCTGTTCAGCATCAAGCCGGCGCTGGTGGATGAAAAAGGCAAATTCCTCGAAGGCGAGGCGGCCGGCAATCTGGTGCTGCTGGATTCCTGGCCGGGCCAGATGCGCACGGTTTACGGCGATCACAAGCGCTTCGTCGAAACCTATTTCTCCACCTACAAGGGCATGTATTTCACCGGCGATGGCTGCAAGCGTGATGCCGATGGTTATTACTGGATCACTGGCCGTGTCGATGACGTGCTCAACGTGTCCGGTCACCGCATCGGCACCGCTGAGGTGGAATCCGCCCTCGTTGGCTATGCTGGGGTGTCGGAAGCCGCCGTTGTCGGCTACCCGCATGACATCAAGGGCCAAGGCATCTACTGCTATGTCACCTTGATGGCGGGCCAGCAGGGTACCGATGACACCCGCAAGGCACTGGTCGATCACGTTCGCAAGGAAATCGGCGCCTTCGCCAATCCGGACAAGATCCAGTTTGCGCCCAGCCTGCCCAAAACCCGCTCCGGCAAGATCATGCGCCGCATTTTGCGCAAGATTGCCGAGGATGATTTCAGCAATCTGGGCGACACGACAACCTTGGCCGATCCCTCGGTGGTTGATGACCTTGTGGCCAACAGGCAAAACAAAAAGGCTTGA
- a CDS encoding DMT family transporter, which produces MNSPRHFVSFLLLGLFWGVSPSLYKHLSEIHLPALHTIFYSGLGVGIIMLIMAKLRGGAIDRRLVAYGFGCAALMNLPFGFNLFLAGYVPPTELAIIITMSPFFSYLVGLVTGGENASPRKLLAIFLGFLSTLVLILSREGTLSGQVSWALIASILIPLAYCAYNTFASHAWPKGADTIQAGAFESLWSGLLALPFIFFFAPFNAPGNPTLEQHWIIGAVVLMWVVERLVYFSLITTKGAVYTVQATYVSTPASVVIGALFFGGGTDIWLWVSLAVLMVALYLNNTGGHKDVLAPVNPESHPV; this is translated from the coding sequence TTGAATTCGCCCCGCCATTTTGTCTCATTTCTGCTACTCGGCCTGTTCTGGGGCGTCTCTCCCAGCCTGTACAAGCATCTGAGCGAAATCCACCTGCCGGCGCTGCACACGATTTTCTATTCCGGCCTGGGCGTCGGCATCATCATGCTGATCATGGCCAAGCTGCGCGGCGGCGCCATCGACCGGCGATTGGTTGCGTATGGTTTTGGCTGCGCCGCGCTGATGAATTTGCCATTTGGCTTCAACCTTTTTCTGGCGGGCTATGTGCCGCCGACGGAACTTGCCATCATCATCACCATGTCGCCGTTCTTCAGTTATCTGGTAGGGCTGGTGACGGGTGGCGAGAACGCCTCGCCCCGAAAGCTGCTGGCGATTTTCCTGGGCTTTCTTTCTACGCTTGTGCTGATCCTGTCGCGCGAGGGCACATTGTCGGGCCAGGTTTCCTGGGCGCTGATCGCTTCGATCCTCATTCCGTTGGCTTATTGCGCCTACAATACTTTCGCTTCGCATGCCTGGCCGAAAGGGGCGGACACCATTCAGGCTGGCGCGTTTGAAAGCCTGTGGTCCGGCCTGCTGGCCTTGCCCTTCATCTTTTTCTTTGCACCCTTCAACGCACCCGGAAACCCGACGCTGGAGCAGCATTGGATCATCGGTGCGGTGGTGCTGATGTGGGTGGTGGAGCGGCTGGTCTATTTCTCGCTGATCACCACCAAGGGCGCTGTTTACACCGTGCAGGCGACTTATGTTTCAACGCCCGCATCAGTTGTGATCGGTGCGCTGTTCTTCGGCGGCGGCACGGATATCTGGCTGTGGGTCTCGCTCGCAGTGCTGATGGTGGCGCTGTATCTCAACAATACCGGTGGGCACAAGGACGTGCTGGCGCCGGTGAATCCGGAATCACATCCGGTATAA